Proteins found in one Acinetobacter sp. XH1741 genomic segment:
- a CDS encoding MerR family transcriptional regulator, with protein sequence MLLKVGELAKQTGLTVRALHHYDDIGLLQPSVRSDAGYRLYSPKDIARLYQIQALRGLGMSLAEIYTVLEDPNLALLPIIDQQIQAIDQRLSEQKKLRNQLSELKSQIINGEALALEDWLKTLELIVMFEKYFTKEELEKLSFLQSGSKSHQEWQELTQAANALFNAGESFSSEAAQDLAQKWMKTLEHNTRSNPEWLVKLNTINSAETEFQQKLGVTPEIVEFLLAAFSESKLNVFALYLSKDEFAFLKENYIREMKKWPQLLVDIEQAIDAEVKPDSEGAQRLAQQWLTMLQGYTGKNPSTQEKIRKAMQNEPSLAEGTWLKPVTLQFLEKAVAAFLMHSA encoded by the coding sequence ATGCTGTTAAAAGTTGGTGAATTGGCTAAACAAACCGGACTCACTGTTCGTGCTCTTCATCACTATGACGATATCGGTTTACTTCAGCCTTCGGTCCGTTCCGATGCGGGTTATCGACTATACAGTCCTAAAGATATTGCTCGTTTGTATCAAATACAAGCATTACGCGGACTGGGTATGTCATTAGCCGAGATCTATACGGTTCTTGAAGACCCCAATCTTGCACTTTTACCTATTATTGATCAGCAGATTCAAGCAATCGATCAAAGACTGTCAGAGCAAAAGAAATTGCGAAATCAGTTGAGCGAACTTAAATCTCAGATCATCAATGGTGAAGCGCTCGCTTTGGAGGACTGGTTAAAAACACTGGAGCTTATAGTAATGTTTGAGAAATACTTTACAAAAGAAGAACTTGAAAAACTAAGTTTCTTACAATCAGGTAGTAAAAGTCATCAAGAGTGGCAAGAATTAACTCAGGCAGCAAATGCCCTATTTAATGCTGGCGAGTCATTTAGTAGTGAAGCAGCTCAAGATTTGGCACAAAAGTGGATGAAAACCCTTGAGCACAATACACGATCAAACCCTGAATGGCTTGTTAAATTAAATACCATAAATTCGGCGGAAACCGAGTTTCAACAAAAATTAGGAGTAACGCCCGAAATCGTTGAATTTTTACTTGCAGCCTTTTCTGAAAGTAAGCTCAATGTTTTTGCCCTTTATTTATCTAAGGATGAGTTTGCCTTTCTAAAGGAGAATTATATTCGTGAGATGAAAAAATGGCCCCAATTATTGGTCGATATCGAACAAGCAATTGATGCTGAGGTCAAACCTGATAGTGAAGGAGCACAGCGTTTAGCACAGCAATGGCTTACGATGCTACAAGGCTATACGGGCAAAAACCCAAGCACACAAGAAAAAATACGTAAGGCTATGCAAAATGAACCCAGTCTTGCTGAAGGAACATGGCTCAAACCCGTAACCTTACAATTTTTGGAAAAAGCAGTCGCAGCATTTTTAATGCATAGTGCTTAG
- a CDS encoding GNAT family N-acetyltransferase: MEISLRLANTADLKTINERYAEVDFVPSYEDELIVLASIGGKIVGQGRVVSIDSNIGELGGIYVFPNNEGLGVARKVVEFLIKNSKHPLLYCLPFAELQSFYGSMGFAPVEDMAQVPKAIIKKYKWCNSNYDKAVLLLQRTK, from the coding sequence ATGGAAATTTCATTAAGACTTGCTAACACTGCCGATCTAAAAACCATAAACGAACGTTATGCTGAGGTTGATTTTGTTCCGTCATATGAAGATGAACTTATTGTATTAGCTTCTATTGGTGGAAAAATTGTTGGTCAAGGTAGAGTTGTGTCTATTGATTCAAACATTGGCGAACTCGGTGGAATTTACGTCTTTCCTAACAATGAAGGCTTAGGAGTCGCACGTAAAGTGGTCGAGTTCTTAATTAAAAACTCAAAACACCCATTGCTTTACTGTCTACCTTTTGCCGAACTACAAAGTTTTTATGGTTCTATGGGTTTCGCTCCCGTGGAAGACATGGCTCAGGTTCCAAAGGCTATAATCAAAAAATATAAGTGGTGTAACAGCAATTACGACAAAGCTGTTTTGCTGCTACAAAGAACTAAATAA
- a CDS encoding Lrp/AsnC family transcriptional regulator, producing the protein MKLNLDKYDRVILDFLQKDCTLAIGDIAEKVGLSNTACWRRIHKMEEEGIIRAKVALLDRKKLNINVIVMVFIKTAQHNIEWIQKFHAHIYNIDEVIEVYRMAGETDYLLKVAVSDVAEYDKVYKKLIEINGLADVSSSFAMEQIKYTTELPLNFF; encoded by the coding sequence ATGAAGTTAAACTTAGATAAATATGACCGCGTAATATTAGATTTTCTACAGAAGGACTGCACATTGGCAATAGGAGATATTGCTGAAAAAGTGGGATTAAGTAACACGGCCTGTTGGCGAAGAATACATAAGATGGAAGAAGAAGGTATTATTCGTGCAAAAGTTGCTTTGCTAGACCGTAAAAAACTTAACATTAATGTGATTGTGATGGTATTTATTAAAACTGCACAACACAATATTGAATGGATTCAGAAATTTCACGCTCATATCTATAACATAGATGAAGTGATTGAAGTTTATAGAATGGCAGGTGAAACAGATTATTTACTTAAAGTCGCCGTATCTGATGTTGCTGAATACGATAAAGTTTATAAAAAATTAATTGAAATTAATGGATTGGCCGATGTGAGCTCTAGTTTTGCAATGGAGCAAATTAAATATACGACAGAACTTCCTTTAAATTTTTTCTAA
- a CDS encoding type 1 glutamine amidotransferase — translation MHLHFIVHEDFEAPGAYEIWGKRHHFDMTYSRVYLNDPLPSKVEDIDFLIVMGGPQSPDTTVEMCPHFNSLAEQAVIRKAIEANKVVLGVCLGSQLIGEALGANFEHSPEREIGKFPIMLTEYGVKHSLFSHLGKMTDVGHWHNDMPGLTSDAKIIAFSAGCPRQIVEYSKLVYGLQCHMELTPEVVELLIQHSAVELNQVHDYKFVNTREELQSHNYQEMNQNLFIFLDKLKDEYLKLN, via the coding sequence ATGCATCTACATTTTATTGTTCATGAAGATTTTGAAGCACCAGGTGCATACGAAATTTGGGGCAAAAGACATCACTTTGACATGACATATTCAAGAGTGTATTTAAACGACCCCTTACCTTCAAAGGTTGAAGACATAGATTTCTTAATTGTGATGGGTGGTCCACAAAGTCCAGATACTACAGTTGAAATGTGCCCTCATTTTAATTCACTTGCCGAGCAAGCAGTTATTAGAAAAGCGATTGAGGCGAATAAAGTGGTTTTAGGAGTATGTCTGGGTTCACAGCTTATAGGCGAAGCTTTAGGAGCGAATTTTGAGCATAGTCCAGAAAGAGAAATTGGCAAGTTTCCTATTATGCTCACAGAATACGGCGTTAAGCATTCGCTATTTTCACATTTAGGAAAAATGACAGACGTGGGACATTGGCATAATGATATGCCCGGCTTAACGAGTGATGCAAAAATTATTGCTTTTAGCGCAGGATGTCCACGACAAATTGTTGAGTATTCAAAATTAGTTTATGGCTTGCAATGTCATATGGAACTGACACCTGAAGTCGTCGAATTACTTATTCAGCATTCGGCCGTTGAACTAAATCAGGTTCATGATTATAAATTCGTAAACACGCGTGAAGAGTTACAAAGCCACAACTACCAAGAAATGAACCAAAATCTGTTTATTTTTCTTGATAAGCTCAAAGATGAATATTTAAAACTCAACTAA
- a CDS encoding TetR/AcrR family transcriptional regulator, with the protein MPNYLETSSKKLHIIDTSIRLFTTYGFHTAGVDLIVKESEIPKATLYNFFGSKEGLIEMCIVFQKSLLKEEVLAIIYSNRYYTSKDKLKEIIVLHTNLNSLYHLLLKAIFETKLVYPKAYRMAVEYRKWLHHEIFDLIFSGEIREPKFDANMVVNLIDGLLLQALSSNTLEERDVVLETFLGGVV; encoded by the coding sequence ATGCCAAATTACTTAGAAACTTCTTCCAAAAAATTACACATTATTGATACCTCCATTCGTTTATTTACAACTTATGGATTTCACACCGCGGGTGTTGATCTGATTGTAAAAGAGTCCGAGATACCTAAAGCCACGCTTTATAACTTTTTTGGCTCAAAAGAAGGCCTGATTGAAATGTGTATTGTCTTTCAAAAAAGCCTACTCAAAGAAGAAGTGCTCGCGATCATTTATTCAAACCGTTACTACACATCAAAAGATAAACTCAAAGAAATTATTGTCTTACATACCAATTTAAACAGCTTGTACCATTTATTACTCAAAGCCATTTTTGAAACGAAATTGGTATACCCGAAGGCCTACCGTATGGCGGTTGAATATCGCAAATGGCTGCACCATGAAATTTTTGACCTGATTTTTAGCGGTGAAATCCGCGAACCCAAATTCGATGCCAACATGGTGGTCAACCTTATAGATGGTTTACTGCTACAGGCTTTAAGCTCAAACACTTTGGAAGAAAGGGATGTGGTGCTAGAGACGTTTTTGGGTGGAGTGGTGTAA
- a CDS encoding serine hydrolase: MKNFLTKKMYTTRALLLAVGVITLNVSPIVITHSYAATEQKMDNLSNKLSLIFEDKPIDASLFSPHFLQQVSITQIQKIVDDLKASLGPLKSMNVSNGSGTIDFEKGELPVSISLDHQGQISTLWFSAPHFKTVSLDEMVKGLHENAVGKTSLLVVVDNKPVVVENDKTPMAVGSTFKLLVLKAYEDTIKKGELKRETIVSLKEKNRSLPTGVLQNLPAGTPVNLELLAQLMIQISDNTATDSLIEVLKKPRIEALSPRNTPMLTTRELFQLIDPSNEKLRNKFKTGTKSARLEVLSELDKLPLPSVSSIGKSATWQDAEWYISANEICPILESVQDAPALNSSLNPLFKNLNWQKIGFKGGSEYGVINFSVIGKTQKGHKVCAVFTANGNEPQPESKLAVLFAGILQAVDSMNY, translated from the coding sequence ATGAAGAACTTTCTAACCAAGAAAATGTACACGACTAGAGCTTTATTGCTTGCTGTAGGCGTTATAACTTTGAATGTTTCCCCTATTGTTATTACTCACTCTTACGCAGCGACAGAACAAAAAATGGATAACTTATCTAACAAGCTTTCACTCATTTTTGAAGATAAGCCTATAGACGCTTCTTTATTTAGTCCTCACTTTTTACAACAGGTTTCCATAACACAAATTCAAAAAATCGTTGATGATTTAAAAGCCTCTTTAGGCCCGTTAAAAAGTATGAATGTTTCTAATGGCTCCGGGACTATTGATTTCGAAAAAGGCGAATTACCTGTTTCAATTAGTTTAGATCATCAAGGGCAAATTAGTACTCTTTGGTTTAGCGCACCTCATTTTAAAACAGTAAGCCTAGACGAAATGGTTAAAGGCCTACATGAAAATGCAGTTGGTAAAACCTCTCTTTTAGTTGTGGTAGATAACAAACCCGTGGTTGTTGAAAATGATAAAACCCCAATGGCCGTCGGCTCTACTTTTAAGTTACTGGTTTTAAAAGCGTATGAAGATACGATAAAAAAAGGTGAATTAAAAAGAGAAACTATAGTCTCTTTAAAAGAAAAAAATCGCTCATTGCCAACTGGGGTACTACAAAACCTACCTGCCGGCACACCTGTAAATCTTGAGCTTCTCGCACAGTTAATGATCCAAATTAGCGATAATACAGCAACCGATAGTCTTATAGAGGTATTAAAGAAGCCTCGTATAGAAGCGCTTTCACCTAGAAACACCCCGATGCTAACTACAAGAGAGCTATTTCAACTGATTGATCCGAGCAATGAAAAGCTAAGAAATAAGTTTAAAACAGGAACAAAATCAGCTCGTCTAGAAGTGCTCTCTGAATTAGACAAACTGCCGCTACCAAGTGTGAGTAGCATTGGAAAATCGGCTACTTGGCAAGATGCTGAATGGTATATATCAGCCAATGAGATTTGTCCTATTCTCGAAAGTGTTCAAGATGCCCCTGCTCTGAATAGCTCTTTAAATCCACTTTTTAAAAATTTGAATTGGCAAAAAATTGGCTTCAAAGGCGGTTCTGAATATGGTGTGATTAACTTTTCTGTAATTGGTAAAACTCAAAAAGGTCATAAAGTTTGTGCAGTATTTACTGCAAATGGAAATGAGCCACAACCTGAGTCAAAATTAGCCGTTTTATTTGCTGGTATACTTCAAGCTGTTGATTCTATGAATTATTAA
- a CDS encoding cold-shock protein, translated as MSNNTATGTVKWFNETKGFGFIQQDSGPDVFAHFKEIASSGFKTLHEGQRVTFNVVQGQKGPSATNIIPQ; from the coding sequence ATGTCTAACAACACAGCTACCGGTACAGTTAAATGGTTCAACGAAACTAAAGGTTTCGGTTTTATTCAACAAGATTCTGGTCCAGACGTTTTTGCTCACTTTAAAGAAATCGCTTCTTCTGGCTTCAAAACTTTACATGAAGGCCAACGCGTAACTTTTAACGTAGTTCAAGGTCAAAAAGGTCCTAGCGCTACAAACATTATTCCACAGTAA
- a CDS encoding iron-containing redox enzyme family protein gives MSKKFEDFNNPRQKALLGMKNSIPSEQWEENLKFLKQLRGKIAELPVCQHPAIEVLNNGQLDKFTLTKIHLEYRHAIVQIFTDALLMAQFQTKQLEPRLHSGAKMFPRVLLSLNVLDEFGFRPGTDQENYYLGNPEYAHYPLYEDLLNDYGLNEQDRRTYQPSKIADQVRTFLESSYDSYIKVVALLAVAEEEVILFSPPLREATKAVGVDVEGGGYYHVHGVSTDETSEAADDDHEDDLWFALAQAITKDDYESLTNLCVEYCALWNEFWDAQMSDIHFIETKKLA, from the coding sequence ATGTCAAAAAAATTTGAAGATTTTAATAATCCAAGGCAAAAGGCATTACTGGGGATGAAGAATAGTATTCCTTCAGAACAGTGGGAAGAAAATCTAAAATTTCTCAAACAATTAAGAGGTAAAATTGCTGAATTACCAGTATGCCAACATCCAGCAATCGAAGTTTTAAATAACGGACAGCTTGATAAATTCACATTAACAAAAATTCATTTGGAATATCGCCACGCTATTGTACAGATCTTTACTGACGCCTTATTAATGGCTCAGTTCCAGACAAAGCAATTAGAGCCGAGACTGCACTCTGGAGCTAAAATGTTCCCGCGTGTTTTATTAAGCTTGAATGTGCTGGATGAGTTTGGTTTTCGACCTGGAACAGATCAAGAAAATTATTATTTAGGTAACCCTGAGTACGCACACTATCCACTCTATGAAGATTTATTGAATGATTATGGTCTAAATGAACAAGATCGTAGAACGTATCAACCTTCAAAAATCGCAGATCAGGTGAGAACCTTTTTAGAATCTTCATATGATAGCTACATTAAAGTTGTGGCATTACTTGCTGTTGCAGAAGAAGAGGTGATTCTTTTTAGTCCTCCATTACGTGAAGCGACTAAAGCTGTGGGGGTTGATGTAGAAGGTGGTGGCTATTACCACGTACATGGTGTGTCTACTGACGAGACATCAGAAGCCGCAGACGATGACCATGAAGATGACTTATGGTTTGCATTAGCCCAAGCTATTACAAAAGATGATTATGAAAGCCTAACAAACCTATGTGTAGAGTATTGTGCTTTATGGAATGAGTTCTGGGATGCTCAAATGTCAGATATTCATTTTATTGAAACAAAGAAGCTGGCATAA
- a CDS encoding 3-hydroxyacyl-CoA dehydrogenase NAD-binding domain-containing protein, translating into MEDIKTVGVVGLGVIGASWTALFLYKGFKVKVYDPYPIDEELFKKRIYANLSDLLALDQQEHSGYNLQDLLLNIELYNNLKDAVSDTDFIQENAPERLELKQNLYQEITSYCPEKTLIASSSSGLKVTDFQKDAAHPERIFLGHPFNPPHLLPLVEIIGGKLTDPQLLKRASAFYQRLGKHPIILNKEVKGHVANRLQAALWREAFSLVKDGVCSAEDVDIAITSGPGLRWALFGPYINMELANQKGFKEAIHHLGPPMTEWWNDMQAFQHSEETTELLEAQTNELLTQYQDVDLYQKRDKGLVDILKLRQQLKLD; encoded by the coding sequence ATGGAAGATATTAAAACAGTCGGTGTGGTTGGCCTAGGTGTTATTGGTGCAAGCTGGACAGCATTATTTTTATATAAAGGTTTTAAAGTAAAGGTATATGACCCTTACCCTATAGATGAGGAGTTATTTAAAAAACGGATATATGCCAATCTAAGTGATTTACTTGCTTTAGATCAGCAAGAGCATAGCGGCTATAATTTACAAGACCTTTTGTTAAATATTGAACTTTATAACAACTTAAAAGATGCCGTTTCAGATACAGATTTTATTCAAGAAAATGCACCTGAACGTTTAGAGTTAAAACAAAATTTATATCAGGAAATTACCTCATATTGCCCTGAAAAAACACTTATTGCTTCAAGTTCTTCAGGCTTGAAAGTGACCGACTTTCAAAAAGATGCAGCCCATCCCGAGCGTATTTTCTTAGGTCATCCATTTAACCCACCTCATCTATTACCTTTGGTTGAAATTATTGGAGGAAAACTAACAGATCCACAGCTTTTAAAACGAGCTTCTGCTTTTTATCAAAGGCTAGGTAAGCACCCGATTATTTTAAATAAGGAAGTAAAAGGGCATGTCGCCAATCGTTTACAAGCAGCTTTATGGCGAGAGGCATTTTCATTAGTTAAAGACGGCGTCTGCTCAGCAGAAGATGTAGATATCGCAATCACCAGTGGGCCTGGGCTAAGGTGGGCATTATTTGGTCCTTATATAAATATGGAGCTTGCAAACCAGAAGGGTTTTAAAGAGGCGATTCATCACTTAGGGCCACCAATGACCGAATGGTGGAATGATATGCAAGCCTTTCAGCACTCGGAAGAAACCACAGAGTTGCTAGAAGCTCAAACTAATGAGCTTTTAACGCAATATCAAGATGTCGATTTATACCAAAAAAGAGATAAAGGATTGGTCGATATTTTAAAGCTAAGACAGCAACTAAAGTTGGATTAA
- a CDS encoding SDR family oxidoreductase, translating into MKNTYLVTGATKGIGKAISDALSLQGHQVIGIARNIDNIDFRGQLFSCDLSNIEQTEETLALISQSHVIHGIVNNSGISLPQPLGQISFLALEEVWNLNVRAAIQVTQHFVAQLKAQRFGRIVNIGSRAIYGAKQRTAYSAAKSALVGCTKTWALELAEFGITVNCIAPGPIETELFRKTRPVGSEAEKAILESIPLGRIGTPQDVAHAVSFLLSEHAGFITGQVLNVDGGGSL; encoded by the coding sequence ATGAAAAACACTTATTTAGTTACAGGCGCTACAAAAGGTATTGGAAAAGCTATTAGCGATGCACTGTCCTTGCAGGGGCATCAAGTGATTGGTATTGCCAGAAACATTGACAATATAGACTTTCGCGGACAGCTTTTTAGTTGTGATCTATCCAATATAGAACAGACTGAAGAAACCTTAGCTTTAATTTCTCAATCTCATGTCATACATGGAATCGTAAATAACTCAGGAATTAGCTTACCTCAACCTTTAGGGCAGATTTCCTTTCTTGCTTTAGAGGAAGTTTGGAACTTAAATGTAAGAGCTGCTATACAAGTAACTCAGCATTTTGTTGCTCAACTAAAAGCACAGCGCTTTGGACGAATTGTTAATATTGGCAGTAGGGCAATTTATGGAGCAAAACAACGGACAGCATACTCGGCAGCAAAAAGTGCATTGGTCGGGTGTACTAAAACTTGGGCACTTGAGTTGGCTGAGTTTGGAATAACGGTAAACTGTATCGCACCGGGGCCAATTGAAACGGAACTTTTTAGAAAAACCAGACCAGTTGGAAGTGAAGCTGAAAAAGCGATATTAGAAAGTATTCCCCTAGGACGGATTGGCACACCACAAGATGTTGCACATGCCGTATCTTTTTTACTATCAGAACATGCAGGTTTTATTACGGGTCAAGTTTTAAATGTTGATGGTGGGGGAAGCTTATAG
- a CDS encoding DUF1826 domain-containing protein: MTSTSSDHKQIKVVSSFAELVNTHFQGETNAICWSRNLLGDFKEIVDKLQLKENITEISIEDLLVLKLSEQGHLAREIILNDIQRLTDQGASPSLNLLKNYERDEELDFISTDVYSFHVDRSPIETDTFLCTYYGAASDIVPNDQVEQKVLIPEIRAKLKELHDGSEAEFESFLAEYFFDLHYQPKSQAQPINLGTGHLWRLAVDHPTQKVLPCVHRAPVEREGEYRLLLIC, translated from the coding sequence ATGACGAGCACCTCTTCCGACCACAAACAAATTAAAGTTGTTTCTAGTTTCGCTGAACTTGTAAATACACATTTTCAGGGAGAAACGAACGCTATTTGCTGGTCTAGAAACTTGCTTGGTGACTTTAAAGAAATCGTGGATAAGCTCCAGTTAAAAGAAAACATAACCGAAATTTCGATTGAAGACTTGTTAGTACTCAAGCTTTCAGAACAAGGCCACTTGGCACGCGAAATTATCTTAAATGACATACAACGATTAACAGATCAGGGCGCCTCACCTTCACTTAATTTACTTAAAAACTATGAACGTGACGAAGAGCTAGATTTTATTTCAACAGATGTTTACTCGTTTCATGTCGATCGTTCCCCTATTGAAACCGATACATTCTTATGTACTTATTATGGTGCAGCGAGCGATATTGTGCCTAATGATCAGGTTGAGCAAAAAGTTTTAATTCCAGAAATTAGAGCAAAGCTTAAAGAATTACATGATGGTTCAGAAGCCGAATTCGAAAGTTTTCTGGCAGAGTATTTTTTTGATTTGCATTATCAGCCAAAATCTCAAGCACAACCTATAAATTTAGGTACGGGTCATTTGTGGCGTTTGGCAGTAGACCACCCCACTCAAAAGGTATTACCTTGTGTGCACCGAGCACCTGTTGAAAGAGAGGGTGAATATCGGTTGCTGTTGATTTGTTAA
- a CDS encoding AAA family ATPase, whose translation MLEAKPYLRSVQIKANMQVDWSIYPFAIPAVNDIEHLTFHPDVTFFVGENGSGKSTIMEAIALALGFSEEGGTLNVRLNSASSSSGLFQYLRMIKSFKKPKDYYFLRAESYYNVVTYMNEVGYVKSYGGNIHACSHGESFLKLLTNKLQGEGLYLLDEPEAALSPSMQFVALSAIHELCKNHSQLIIATHSPILLAYPNAKIYHFSDSGIREIQYEQTEHFRVTHDFLNNYQKRIQQIMDE comes from the coding sequence ATGCTAGAAGCAAAACCTTATTTACGTTCGGTACAAATTAAAGCAAATATGCAGGTCGACTGGTCAATTTATCCCTTTGCCATACCAGCCGTTAATGATATTGAACACTTAACTTTCCATCCAGATGTCACTTTTTTTGTGGGTGAAAATGGTTCTGGTAAGTCGACTATTATGGAAGCCATCGCTTTGGCACTTGGCTTTTCAGAAGAAGGCGGCACTCTAAATGTGCGACTTAATTCAGCAAGTAGTTCATCAGGTTTATTTCAATATTTAAGAATGATTAAAAGCTTTAAAAAGCCTAAAGACTATTATTTTTTAAGAGCCGAGAGTTATTACAATGTCGTCACATATATGAATGAAGTGGGTTATGTAAAAAGTTATGGTGGCAATATCCATGCTTGTTCACATGGGGAAAGCTTTTTAAAGTTGCTGACCAATAAATTACAAGGTGAAGGGCTTTATTTATTAGATGAACCTGAAGCGGCTCTTTCACCTAGCATGCAATTTGTAGCTTTGTCGGCTATTCATGAATTATGCAAAAATCACTCACAACTCATTATTGCAACGCACTCGCCAATTTTACTGGCTTATCCTAATGCTAAAATTTATCACTTTTCTGACTCAGGGATCCGTGAAATCCAGTATGAGCAAACGGAACATTTTCGAGTGACGCATGATTTTTTAAATAATTACCAAAAGCGTATCCAGCAAATCATGGATGAATAA
- a CDS encoding TetR/AcrR family transcriptional regulator, with amino-acid sequence MSKRDTIITTAIALFNQKSYNGIGVDKIIAESNVAKMTFYKYFPSKEKLIESCLYKRNSDIQAAILERINTNDLPLVQLRSLFDWYIDWIHTEDFNGCLFKKATMEVVQVYPSLKNPINEYREWIYQLVFSILIDFYVEDPAALTTLFLNIIDGIIIDGTINKSLVNPEKTWSYIKKIIELEKTEERIAV; translated from the coding sequence ATGTCAAAAAGAGACACAATTATAACAACAGCTATAGCCCTTTTTAATCAGAAAAGCTATAACGGTATTGGGGTTGATAAAATTATTGCTGAATCCAATGTGGCAAAAATGACATTCTATAAATATTTTCCATCCAAGGAAAAACTAATAGAATCATGCCTTTATAAGAGAAATTCTGATATTCAGGCTGCCATATTAGAAAGAATCAATACAAACGACCTGCCTTTAGTTCAGCTCAGGAGTTTATTTGATTGGTATATTGACTGGATTCATACTGAAGATTTCAATGGATGTTTATTTAAAAAGGCAACCATGGAAGTAGTTCAGGTTTATCCATCACTTAAGAACCCAATTAATGAATATCGTGAATGGATCTATCAGCTTGTTTTTTCAATATTAATTGATTTTTATGTTGAAGACCCTGCTGCATTAACTACATTATTTCTCAATATTATCGATGGCATTATTATTGATGGCACAATTAATAAAAGTTTAGTTAATCCTGAAAAAACATGGTCTTATATTAAAAAGATTATTGAGCTTGAAAAAACTGAAGAACGTATTGCTGTTTAA
- the metC gene encoding cystathionine beta-lyase, with the protein MNQFSTDVINLGRTPERFDGLVNTPVFRGSTIVVNSFSEWEEFKRNGGVYRHYGRFGAATAKSFESAINALEGGAGSMVFPSGLSACTHSLMACVEANSHVLIADNIYGPTRNFADNILVRMGVSVEYFDSTNLEALIEKINHHTSVVFIESPGSMTFELSDVAAISSISHQYGAKVLVDNSWATPLLFQPLKHGADISIQSVTKYIGGHSDILMGVATANAETYEQLTKTGHWFGETTSPDDIYLASRGLRSLAVRLKQHENSALIIAQFLATHPAIKEVLHPALETSPYHDLWLRDFDGSSGVFAFYLKESEPSYVQKFFDSLKLFHIGLSWGGFESLILPVGQADRTHTDLPKDGYLVRLNIGLESVFDLQKDLEYALQCAEQMLVESVL; encoded by the coding sequence GTGAATCAATTCAGTACAGATGTCATTAATTTAGGGCGAACACCAGAGCGCTTTGATGGTCTAGTAAACACACCTGTTTTTCGTGGTTCGACTATTGTTGTAAATAGCTTTAGTGAATGGGAGGAATTTAAACGAAATGGTGGGGTATATCGACATTACGGCCGTTTCGGTGCTGCAACAGCTAAATCTTTTGAAAGTGCAATCAATGCGCTTGAAGGTGGTGCGGGTAGTATGGTGTTTCCATCTGGGTTATCGGCATGTACGCATTCACTTATGGCTTGTGTTGAGGCAAATAGTCATGTTTTGATTGCCGATAACATCTATGGCCCAACCCGAAATTTTGCTGACAATATCTTAGTCAGAATGGGGGTAAGTGTTGAATATTTTGACTCTACCAACCTTGAAGCCTTAATTGAAAAAATTAATCATCATACCAGTGTAGTATTTATTGAGTCGCCGGGTTCAATGACATTTGAACTGAGTGATGTAGCAGCAATTTCTTCAATTAGCCATCAATACGGTGCAAAAGTATTAGTCGATAATTCTTGGGCAACGCCATTACTTTTTCAACCATTAAAGCATGGTGCTGATATTTCGATTCAGTCCGTAACCAAATACATTGGCGGCCATTCTGACATATTAATGGGGGTGGCAACTGCAAATGCCGAAACATACGAACAGCTCACTAAAACCGGTCATTGGTTTGGTGAAACGACAAGCCCTGACGACATTTATTTGGCTTCACGTGGCTTGCGCAGTTTAGCGGTAAGGTTAAAGCAACATGAAAATAGTGCTCTCATCATTGCGCAATTTCTAGCAACACATCCAGCTATTAAGGAAGTGCTTCATCCTGCCTTAGAAACCAGTCCTTATCATGATTTGTGGTTAAGAGATTTTGATGGTTCATCTGGCGTATTTGCTTTTTATTTAAAAGAGTCTGAACCTTCTTATGTGCAAAAATTCTTTGATTCGTTGAAATTATTTCATATTGGGTTGTCTTGGGGTGGATTTGAAAGTCTGATTCTACCTGTTGGACAAGCTGATCGAACTCATACCGATCTACCTAAAGATGGCTATTTGGTGCGTTTGAATATTGGGCTAGAATCGGTTTTCGATCTACAAAAAGATTTGGAATATGCACTACAGTGCGCAGAGCAGATGCTTGTTGAAAGTGTTTTATAG